Genomic segment of Cytobacillus suaedae:
TCTGACCCCCGCCCGTTTAACGCATCACCGCATCGGGGGCCTGACCCCCACTCATTTAACGCATCACCGCATCGGGGGCCTGACCACCGGTGCTTTAAAGCATTAATAGGCTGCGATTGAGCCGTCAGTTCTTGATTCTGTTCCACCTGAAAGAACGCCTGTTTTAGGGTCACGCCAGATGATTTGGCCACGTCCGAAGCCACCTGTGTCTAGGGCTACTTCAATTTTGTGACCTTTTCTTGCTAGTGCCTGTGCAATGTGGCTTGGGAAGGTTGGTTCAACTTGAACAGTTTTGCCTTCCATCCACTGCCATCTAGCTGCATCAAGGGCTGCTTGTGGGTTTAGGTTAAAGTCAATTGTATTCATTATTACTTGTGCGTGTCCTTGTGGTTGCATATATCCACCCATTACACCGAATGGTCCAACTGCTTCATTGTCTTTTGTTAAGAAGCCAGGGATGATTGTATGGAATGTTTTCTTGCCTGGTTCTAATGCGTTATCATGCTCTGGATCTAATGAGAAATCTGCTCCGCGGTTTTGAAGAGCAATCCCTGTGCCAGGTACAACAATTCCTGAACCAAAGCCCATGTAGTTACTTTGGATGAATGAGACCATGTTTCCTTCTTCATCAGCTGTTGCTAGATAGACTGTTCCACCACTAGGAGGTGTACCTGGTTCTGGAGTTAGTGCTTCTTCTCCAATTAAACTTCTACGTGCAGCAGCGAATTCCTCTGATAATAACTGCTCTGACGTTACTTTCATTTTTTCAGGATCCGTTACATATTTCTTACCATCTACAAATGCTAGTTTCATTGTTTCGATTTGCTTGTGGTATGTATCAACTGATTCTTTTTCATTTAGTTCATAGCCTTTCATCATGTTCAGTGCCATTAAAGCAACAATTCCTTGGCCATTTGGTGGAATCTCCCACACATCATAGCCACGGTAGTTTACCTTGATTGGTTCAACCCACTCCGGCTTATAATCAGCTAAGTCTTCTTTTGAAATAAATCCACCATGAGTTTTAGAGAACTCATCAATTTTGTCTGCTA
This window contains:
- the ggt gene encoding gamma-glutamyltransferase, with the protein product MNFDYLNHPYPSQRTTTFAKNGMVATSQPLAAQAGLDILKKGGNAIDAAIATAACLTVVEPTSNGIGGDAFALVWVKGELHGLNASGPAPKSISIEAVKEKGHEKMPTFGLTPVTVPGVPAAWAELSRKFGKLPLSEVLQPAIEYAEKGYPLSPILAKYWNGGYKRYKEIFKGDEYKGWFETFAPEGKAPGVGEMWKSEGHASTLRSIAETNAESFYRGELADKIDEFSKTHGGFISKEDLADYKPEWVEPIKVNYRGYDVWEIPPNGQGIVALMALNMMKGYELNEKESVDTYHKQIETMKLAFVDGKKYVTDPEKMKVTSEQLLSEEFAAARRSLIGEEALTPEPGTPPSGGTVYLATADEEGNMVSFIQSNYMGFGSGIVVPGTGIALQNRGADFSLDPEHDNALEPGKKTFHTIIPGFLTKDNEAVGPFGVMGGYMQPQGHAQVIMNTIDFNLNPQAALDAARWQWMEGKTVQVEPTFPSHIAQALARKGHKIEVALDTGGFGRGQIIWRDPKTGVLSGGTESRTDGSIAAY